The genomic window CAACGATCTGGTCGGCTATGGCCTCGTGGTCGGGCTGAACGGCACGGGCGACGGGATCCGCAATGCCCCCTTCACCGAAGAGATCATGTCGAACCTGCTGGAACGGCTGGGCGTCAACGTCGCGGGCGAGCAGTACCGGCCGAAGAACGTGGCGGCGGTGTTCGTCACCGCAACACTGCGGCCCTTTGCCCGGGCGGGCGGGCAGATCGACGTGACGGTATCGGCGATTGGCGATGCGAAAAGCCTGCTGGGCGGCACGCTGGTGATGACGCCGCTGAACGGAGCGGATGGGCAGATCTATGCCGTGGCGCAGGGCACCATCATAGCCGGGGGCGTTTCGGCAGAAGGCGCGGCCGCCCGGGTGATCCAGGGGGTTCCCACGGCCGGCGTCATTCCCTCGGGCGCCCGGGTGGAACGCGAGATCGAGTTCGATTTCACCAGCCTGCAATCGCTGCGCCTGGCGCTGCGAACACCGGATTTCACCACGGCCGGGCGGATCGAGGCGGTGATCAACGGCGAATTCGGGCGCCCCGTGGCGGCCATGATGGATTCGGGAACGGTGATGCTCGACCTGACGGGCGCACGCATGGCCTCGCCGGCACATGTGCTGGGACGGGTGGAGAATCTGACTGTGGAGCCGGAGCAGCGGG from Paracoccaceae bacterium Fryx2 includes these protein-coding regions:
- a CDS encoding flagellar basal body P-ring protein FlgI: MTRFLGLLLLCLAFPADAGPIRIKDLVEFDGVRGNDLVGYGLVVGLNGTGDGIRNAPFTEEIMSNLLERLGVNVAGEQYRPKNVAAVFVTATLRPFARAGGQIDVTVSAIGDAKSLLGGTLVMTPLNGADGQIYAVAQGTIIAGGVSAEGAAARVIQGVPTAGVIPSGARVEREIEFDFTSLQSLRLALRTPDFTTAGRIEAVINGEFGRPVAAMMDSGTVMLDLTGARMASPAHVLGRVENLTVEPEQRARVVVDQRSGTIVMGERVRISRVAVAQGGLTLRIEETPMVVQPNPFSDGESIVVPRTNVGIEQKPGTGLAEVDGGTSLSSVVAGLNALGVAPNDMIDILKSINAAGALHAEFLVQ